Proteins from a genomic interval of Medicago truncatula cultivar Jemalong A17 chromosome 3, MtrunA17r5.0-ANR, whole genome shotgun sequence:
- the LOC25489483 gene encoding protein PHOSPHATE-INDUCED 1: MTSSMSSSVLLSLFLFISLLHLSSAARKLTQNDQQLKFQYHKGPLLTGKISINLVWYGKFNPSQRAIISDFITSISSPTIKPQPSVATWWKLTDKYYHLANSQNLVLTTGSHILDENYSFGKSLTNDQIIKLASKGSQTNAINVVLTSADVVVDGFCSSRCGTHGSSVDHKFAYVWVGNSETQCPGQCAWPFHQPIYGPQSPPLVAPNNDVGLDGMVINVASLLAGVVTNPFGNGYYQGPKEAPLEAASACTGEFGKGAYPGYAGNLLVDPTSGASYNANGVNGRKYLLPALFDPTTSVCSTLV, translated from the coding sequence TTTATTTCTTTACTCCATTTGAGCTCAGCAGCAAGAAAACTAACACAAAATGACCAACAATTAAAGTTCCAATACCACAAAGGCCCTCTTCTCACCGGAAAAATCTCCATCAATCTCGTATGGTACGGTAAATTCAATCCATCCCAACGAGCCATAATCTCTGATTTCATCACTTCAATTTCCTCACCGACCATCAAACCCCAACCATCTGTCGCTACGTGGTGGAAATTAACGGACAAATACTACCATCTCGCAAACTCACAAAACCTCGTGCTCACGACAGGTTCCCACATCCTTGACGAGAATTACTCATTCGGAAAATCACTCACCAATGATCAAATCATAAAGCTAGCATCCAAGGGCTCACAGACAAACGCCATCAACGTTGTTCTCACTTCGGCTGACGTGGTAGTTGATGGGTTTTGTTCCAGTAGATGTGGGACACATGGTTCTTCAGTAGACCATAAATTTGCTTACGTGTGGGTGGGTAACTCAGAGACACAATGTCCAGGCCAATGCGCATGGCCCTTTCACCAACCTATTTATGGGCCTCAAAGCCCACCGTTAGTTGCACCCAATAACGATGTGGGCCTTGACGGCATGGTGATTAACGTGGCTAGTTTATTGGCTGGGGTCGTGACGAACCCATTTGGAAATGGGTACTATCAAGGCCCCAAAGAAGCACCTCTTGAAGCCGCTTCGGCTTGTACTGGAGAGTTCGGTAAAGGGGCTTACCCTGGCTACGCTGGGAACCTCTTGGTGGATCCAACAAGTGGTGCGAGTTATAACGCTAATGGTGTCAATGGAAGGAAATATTTGTTGCCCGCACTCTTTGACCCGACAACCTCGGTTTGTTCTACTCTAGTATAA